The Kitasatospora setae KM-6054 genome contains a region encoding:
- a CDS encoding lantibiotic dehydratase, with protein MGKKSHTAHQDAIFTATGPVLLRTPALPLPPRHRRAEPAASASPAGSADSAHWGSPGGDPLGEQIGECFADRLVEAAADPVLREAIEISSPSLADLLERAVPAVAAPEDGPRAAELHLAELRPAALRRAAEAVGRYRLRMATRATPFGLMAAVGTARFGARAEVGWEGGERRAFRPDLGWLLPLLDRLRTDPQVLGSLLLAVDQQAVLRGDRLVLPYLPDRSTLPESTAEAVPGAGRPVAERTVRATPVVRAVVRLAERPVSHAELLAGLAAGFPTAPAEAIAGLVRTLVAQGFLLTDLVPPPHSTDLLGHVLERLPGEHPVRGELAAVRGLLARAAGLPRGRATGVLREARRRMLRLGPAERPLHADLALVGGVVLPEQVRVEVEQAAGVLWRLSPPVGAPEHLRSYHAEFVERYGIDSPVPLAELLDADTGLGPPAGYRRPVGPRGAANPEPARARTEREAARNRVLAELVAGALVDREPGGPLPEVVLDDELLDRLAPLAEESEEQESQAGSAAETPPASLELYAELAADSLAELDAGRFRLVLSPTAGSDRAGATFGRFASHLANSGSNSGSGSGSGGSDPDSYGNDSYGDDNSNGGGRLLAEAAGALPDDDEVLYAHLEFTPYRPRHANIALTPRWLGHRVVVSAFPDPSGPAVLALDDLVVVADAERLGVYSRELGREVRADAHHALNLRTGAPNAARFLQETALGGHRPWQPWDWGAAASSPVLPRVRRGRVVLAPASWRLTAPVPDSAAPYGDWADGLARWRRRWGVPAAVRLLSGDQRISLDLDDPWHRRLLYGQCRADRPTVLQEDLGAGSSGGWLPGPDGAHAAEIVVPLRPAGTGPTAKATAAKATTAQASAQATARTGVPARRVLPAPHPRTVELPGGEWLFARIGAVETRHDEILADRLPELLARVPGQVDRWFFVRYRDPAPHLRLRFHGEPSALTGELLPALHDWAHGLRRSGLAADLRLEGYAPEADRYGGPEVLADAERVFHADSLVALAALRLVRTARGTPGELLAAANLTATARDFLAARPVPVPVGPWVAATYPKSEAHQRIFRTQRAAALRAIGPDGPAAPAGGLLPADAALAGAWRLRAERLAAYAPRLAGPVAGPALASLLHMGHNRLIGIDREAERRAYALARGALEAHRARHRTTTTTTTTAPAPTAPAPVTPDEER; from the coding sequence GTGGGGAAGAAGTCGCACACGGCACACCAGGACGCGATCTTCACCGCCACCGGCCCCGTTCTGCTCCGTACTCCCGCGCTGCCCCTCCCGCCACGCCATCGCCGCGCCGAACCCGCAGCATCAGCCAGCCCCGCCGGCTCTGCCGACTCTGCCCACTGGGGAAGCCCGGGAGGCGATCCGCTCGGCGAGCAGATCGGTGAGTGCTTCGCCGACCGGCTCGTCGAGGCCGCCGCCGATCCGGTGCTGCGCGAGGCGATCGAGATCTCCAGCCCTTCGCTGGCCGACCTGCTGGAGCGGGCCGTCCCGGCCGTGGCGGCTCCCGAGGACGGACCTCGCGCCGCCGAACTCCATCTCGCCGAGCTCCGCCCCGCCGCGCTGCGGCGGGCGGCCGAGGCGGTCGGGCGGTACCGGTTGCGGATGGCGACCCGGGCGACGCCCTTCGGGTTGATGGCCGCCGTCGGGACGGCCCGCTTCGGGGCTCGGGCCGAGGTTGGTTGGGAGGGCGGCGAGCGCCGCGCGTTCCGTCCGGACCTGGGCTGGTTGCTGCCGTTGTTGGACCGGCTGCGCACCGATCCGCAGGTGCTGGGGTCGCTGCTGCTGGCCGTGGACCAGCAGGCCGTGCTGCGCGGGGACCGACTCGTCCTGCCGTACCTGCCCGACCGCTCGACCCTGCCGGAGAGCACGGCGGAGGCCGTTCCCGGCGCCGGCCGGCCGGTCGCCGAGCGGACTGTCCGCGCGACGCCCGTCGTGCGTGCCGTCGTCCGGTTGGCCGAACGGCCTGTGTCGCACGCCGAGTTGCTGGCGGGGTTGGCCGCCGGGTTCCCGACCGCGCCCGCCGAGGCGATCGCGGGGCTGGTCCGCACGCTGGTCGCGCAGGGGTTCCTGCTCACCGACCTGGTGCCGCCGCCGCACAGCACCGACCTGCTGGGGCACGTCCTGGAGCGGCTGCCCGGCGAGCACCCGGTACGCGGCGAACTGGCGGCGGTTCGCGGCCTGTTGGCGCGGGCGGCGGGGTTGCCGCGGGGGCGGGCCACCGGTGTGCTGCGGGAGGCTCGGCGGCGGATGCTCCGACTCGGGCCCGCCGAGCGGCCGTTGCACGCGGACCTCGCGCTGGTGGGCGGGGTGGTGCTGCCCGAGCAGGTGCGGGTCGAGGTCGAGCAGGCCGCCGGTGTGCTGTGGCGGCTCTCCCCGCCGGTCGGCGCGCCCGAACATCTGCGCTCCTACCACGCGGAGTTCGTCGAGCGGTACGGCATCGACAGTCCCGTCCCACTGGCCGAACTGCTCGACGCCGACACCGGTCTCGGCCCGCCCGCCGGCTACCGCCGCCCGGTCGGCCCGCGCGGCGCGGCGAACCCGGAGCCCGCCCGTGCCCGGACCGAGCGGGAGGCCGCCCGGAACCGGGTGCTGGCCGAACTGGTCGCGGGCGCACTGGTCGACCGCGAGCCCGGCGGTCCGCTGCCGGAGGTGGTCCTCGACGACGAACTGTTGGACCGACTGGCCCCGTTGGCGGAGGAGAGCGAGGAACAGGAGAGTCAGGCGGGCAGCGCCGCCGAGACTCCGCCCGCCTCGCTGGAGCTGTACGCCGAGCTCGCCGCCGACTCGCTCGCCGAGCTGGACGCCGGGCGGTTCCGCCTGGTGCTCTCCCCCACCGCCGGCAGCGACCGGGCCGGAGCCACCTTCGGCCGCTTCGCCTCCCACCTCGCCAACTCCGGCTCCAACTCCGGCTCCGGCTCCGGCTCCGGCGGCTCCGACCCCGACAGCTACGGCAACGACAGCTACGGCGACGACAACAGCAACGGCGGCGGCAGGCTGCTCGCCGAGGCAGCCGGAGCACTGCCCGATGATGACGAAGTCCTGTACGCGCACCTGGAGTTCACCCCGTACCGCCCCCGGCACGCGAACATCGCGCTCACCCCGCGCTGGCTCGGCCACCGGGTCGTCGTCAGCGCCTTTCCCGACCCGAGCGGCCCGGCCGTCCTCGCGTTGGACGACCTGGTCGTCGTGGCCGATGCCGAGCGCCTCGGCGTGTACTCCCGCGAACTCGGCCGGGAGGTGCGGGCGGACGCGCACCACGCGCTCAACCTCCGTACGGGTGCGCCGAACGCGGCCCGGTTCCTGCAAGAAACGGCGCTCGGCGGCCACCGCCCCTGGCAGCCCTGGGACTGGGGTGCGGCGGCGAGTTCCCCCGTGCTGCCGAGGGTCCGCCGGGGGCGGGTCGTCCTGGCGCCCGCGTCCTGGCGGCTGACCGCTCCTGTGCCCGACTCGGCAGCGCCGTACGGGGATTGGGCCGACGGCCTGGCCCGCTGGCGTCGGCGGTGGGGCGTTCCCGCCGCCGTGCGGCTGCTCAGCGGGGACCAGCGGATCAGTCTCGACCTGGACGATCCGTGGCACCGCCGCCTGCTGTACGGGCAGTGCCGGGCCGACCGGCCCACCGTCCTGCAGGAGGACCTGGGCGCCGGTTCGTCCGGCGGCTGGCTGCCCGGTCCGGACGGCGCGCACGCCGCCGAGATCGTCGTCCCGCTGCGCCCGGCCGGCACCGGCCCCACCGCGAAGGCCACCGCCGCGAAAGCCACCACCGCGCAGGCCAGCGCGCAGGCCACCGCGCGGACCGGCGTACCGGCCCGCCGGGTGCTGCCCGCGCCGCACCCCCGTACGGTCGAACTCCCGGGCGGGGAATGGCTGTTCGCCCGGATCGGGGCCGTCGAAACGAGGCACGACGAGATCCTCGCCGACCGGCTGCCCGAGCTGCTGGCCCGGGTTCCCGGGCAGGTGGACCGCTGGTTCTTCGTCCGCTACCGGGATCCGGCGCCGCACCTGCGGCTGCGCTTCCACGGCGAACCGTCCGCGCTGACAGGCGAGTTGCTGCCCGCGCTGCACGACTGGGCGCACGGGCTGCGCCGGTCCGGGCTGGCCGCCGACCTGCGGCTGGAGGGGTACGCGCCCGAGGCCGACCGGTACGGCGGACCGGAGGTGCTGGCCGACGCGGAGCGGGTCTTCCACGCCGACAGCCTGGTTGCGCTGGCCGCGCTGCGGCTGGTCCGGACGGCCCGGGGTACGCCCGGTGAGCTGCTCGCCGCCGCCAACCTGACCGCCACCGCCCGGGACTTCCTGGCCGCCCGTCCCGTCCCGGTGCCGGTCGGGCCGTGGGTCGCCGCGACCTATCCCAAGTCCGAGGCGCACCAACGGATTTTCCGCACCCAGCGGGCCGCCGCACTGCGCGCCATCGGCCCGGA